AGCCAATTCAACACCATCAAGAGCTCCTTCTAGTGTATAACCCTTGAACTTTATATGTTTTCTTGTGAGTGCGCTCAAACGACCAATGGTCTTGGTCTTGAACTCAGCGACATTTTCACCATAAACCTTACTATGAAGCTCGTCGAGGTCTTCGTAGGTGGTCGATTTCCTAGCTTCCTCCATCAAGCTCTTAGAGAAATCATCAGGCATGGTCAAGACATTTGTCATATTGGGGATCCCACAGGGTTACCAAAAATGTGCTATCACAGAAAAACGACTGATAGTCAATCGATGACCAACATTTGAGGATCTAGAAGATCTCGTTGCTACTATAATGGTCTCTCCAGCATATAGTTTTAACTCTAGCACACTTAGATGCAATTACGGTCGTGCCACCTGACTTATCCAACTAGCTAGGAATGATGTAGTGATTGATCGTCGAATCACCCTACAAACAAAAACAAAATATCAAATGCATGGTTCGACGATAAAGGACATCTGTAGTCAGTATGAAGTCGACATCGACTAAATGAAGTCGAGTGTCATAAGTAGATACTTCTATATCGATGGGCATAAAATCCTCTTTTATGCATGCTCATAGTGATAATTCCACGCTTATCTTACATTCACTGCATAACCGAAATAACGAAGATCCAAAGAATGCCAAACATATATAATTGAACATCTAAAACCATGCGATACATGAAAGAATCACGATGCCCGAGGGGGGGTGAATCATGCTTTTCTAAATTTCTTGCAAAATATTAAACCCTAATCttaagcccaacttcacccaactactTAGCTAGATCACAAAGCAAGGGAATGCTAAAAAACCTAAGTCATCATGGCGAATACTAGGAATGTAAACACTCAAAGTAAATTGCTCAAAGTAACTGCAGAATGTAAAGAAAGGACAAGAGGACTCCTCCAAACTTTCCTGAGGTATCGGAGAGTCGGCACTCtctactagtcctcgttggagcacccgcgcaagggtatagcTCCCCCTTAGTCCTCATAAGGACCAAGTGCTCAGTATGAGATGATCCATTGCCTCTCCGGCGCGCCTCACGACCGCGTACAATCgccgagtcgggtcaccaacaaagcTTCCGAGGTGATCAACAAGCTCCAATTGCCACCAAGACGTCTATGCGATGCCGATTACCAAGAGTAACAAACTCTAAACTTTCACTTGACCATGACAAGCCTAATGTGAGTGGTGGGTGGTCTTGGTGGCTCTCTCTTGCACTAACGAGGCACTAATCACGTGATTATGATTCAGTAATCATCTCACTATGCAAAAGGGTATTGCAAACTCAATGCAACGAGTGTTATATGGTTGGGGCAGTAAGACAATGAATGTGGCTAGTGGAGGAGGTATAAATAACCAACAACCCAAAACTAGTTATTGTGCAGGCTGTCGTCAATGGTTACTTGTCAGAACTAGTCGATGCACAGACCAGATACGGCGTGCCACCAGTGCCAGCCCGGATCGGTCTAGTGCACCAGGCTGGTAGGCGCTGTCTGTTGTGCTCTCTGGTAGAGCGGTCCAGTGCTCACTGCCAGACTGGGAACAAGAGTGGTATGtctggccggatggtctggtctggtGACCCAGCAGAGGTCCTTCTTCACTATTCTAAGTGAATTTTTAAATTGGTCTCGCTCTAACTTTTTTCGTGGACTTAAGTGAGATATCTAGCACTAGTTTTATGCATGTGTAACCTACCACGATACATGAGACAAGTATAGGTCAAGTTACTCACCCAAAACcctcctttatagtacgactaaaaataAAATAAGGCATGTTTCTAATCTAAGTATACAACAACTCATTCGACACATAGAACCAGCTGTCTTTGACCTTTGAGACATCCTTCTTAACCATCTCTCTAATTTCCATCAGCCGAGGTATTTTGTTGAAGTCCAACTACCTGTATTATGACTTAACATACCGTGTAGTGTGCAAAATATACGTTAGTCACAATAATCATATATTGTCATTAACCACTAAAACCAGCTAGGAACCTAGATGTTTCAATACCAAAGCCTAAAATCGATAATTCAAGCTGACAAAACAATCCAATCTAACTTAGTAAAAGAGTCAATTACACGCCATATTGTCTACTTGTTCTCAAATAGTCTAAACATGTAGATATCAAACAAACTTCTAATAAAGAAATCGAGTATAATGAATCTTTCTCTATTGAGCATAATTAAACAAGGTGTACACGTAATAATAGAGCAAACAATCATATGTATAATGTATTGCACCGGAACATCTTAATATGATTGACAAGTGTTGTCAACCCGTACAATATGAGACAAACCTTTAggacccgtttgtttcgttggaattgaattccattttaataattataatttagacaaaattaattaagtttatatatttatatatgtaatatatttgtatattatcctaaattatatgagagagatagttatatactacatttatgttatagaggcACAAGTAGAAGAATGTGCTATAAGTTATACATCGGAAAAataacatgtaaatctatagaatcaatttccatctctcaccccatgaattttaggtaggcttatatgataactttgaaaagtggtggaatgtcatattctaaaaaatagcctattccattagtaagattccaattcatcgaaatgaaaggaaacaaacggggccttataGATATGACCGACCGAGAGATAATAATGCAcaataacatatatatatatatatatatatatatatatatatatatatatatatatatatatatatatatctactacTCCTTAAGAGCACAGTGTAGACGTCCACAGTTtactggtgcacggttctgcctggGCCGCGGATGGAAGGTTCCGCGTGCCCCGCTCGACCACGCCCCCGCCCCACCCTGCGCATGCCCGCCAGAATCACCGCCATGACAGGCGCTACCCCGTGAGACGCTCGCCTCCGCCATCAACGCTCTATCTACCCTCTCTATACCAGTAGAGCAGATGGCGCGCTGGTCAACCGTCGCGGCTTGCGCCCTGGGGGGCGCTGCTATCACCAGCGTCGAGGCTGGCGAGGGAGCAGGCGATTCCTCGCCGCGCTTCAAGATCCAGACCTCCTCCATGacaagccgccgcccccacccTCCTCCCGCTCTGCTCCCCGCCATCAACGCGCAAGCGGATGCCGCGGATCCCCCAACCCGCCTCCCCCTCTGCTGGAGATGCAGCGGGGGGCGACACCATCTTCTTCGTCGGCACCAGGGCGGGCGCCTGCGTCCCGATCCGACCAATGGAGCACGCCGCGGCTTGCGCCACGAGGGGCGCTGCTATCACCAGTGTCGAGGCTAGCGAGGGAGCTGGAGCGGGCGGTTCCTCGCCGCACTTCAAGATCCGGACCTCCTCCatgacaagccgtcgcttgggatTCTCCTTGACGGGGGACAGCTGCTTCCGCGCCGAAGCAGCCGGCTTGGCCAGCGGCGAACGGCGTCCAGGCGCTGCCAGACCCTTAACGGGCGGCTCCTAATGCTTCCCAAATCTGCTGACTGTCAGTATGTTCTCACCGGAGCAGCATGGGTAACCGGTGCTTTCAGCAAGGTCACCAGTGTTGCAGGATGAAGAGGATTTTGCAGAAGCACTAACATCGATCAACACATGATGGGGAAACATCCCACTCGGTTCGTACAAGCTATTCTGGGTAACTTGATCTACACCTTATTCTAATGATGATGTTTCATGGTTTATATGTAATTTGCAGCATTGTAGGCCTAATATGTGTTTCATTTTTTGGTCAGGAACAATTCATTTACTCATTTTGCTATTATGTCTGTCATATTATGCATTTGCTTGCTTTTGTTTGTCACTATTTACCAATGCTGAATAATTACAGTTGTTTTTCTGGTGTCCAACTTTAGTATAGTTTTCTGTTAACTTGGTATAAGCAAATATGTTTTGTTGGTTGACAAGCACTATAATGTCAAATGTTAGGAACAAGAATCTCATGGATAAATGTTTGCATTCCTGGCACTAATGTGTCTGTTCACATATTCTCCCCACCATTTTAGATTCATTACACAAGTCTTAGACGTGCACTTGATGTCACTTCTGTTATGTAGGGGGAGGTTGTGGAACAAATTCTGTTGGTGGTACTAGCTACTTGACTTTGTTTTATTTCTAAAACAGTGACACCTTTCTCCTTTGATGTTTTGGTTATTTTGTACTTGACACATTTTTTGGATTCTTATGTGCTTTATTGCAGTTACTCTTCCCACACGTAGTCATGGAAGGCTACAAGATTTTAATGTGCATTTTGTATATATTCAACCAAACATTGTACTCACATTATGTGTGTACATATTCCGTTTTCCCTGCATGGTACCATGCCCTTATCAAATTGGTTTTCTGAATAATGTAGTAATCTACATTGAGGAAACACATGCATATTTTTTTGCTCTATTTTATCATATCGATTTCGTAGCAACACAGTGGGCCTGGACAAGCAAACATCTCAGAGATCCTTGCAGCACACACGGAGTTGGACAACGAATTCGCAAACATACATGTCTCTGAAACCTCTGAAGATGTTCCCATGTCTACCGTGACTGTCCCCGCTGTTACAGATGAGGAGCCCAGCACGGCCACTCCACCAGCTGAAGTTTCTAAAAAGCCAGAAGCTGCGCAGGGATTAATACTATAAGTGATACAATTTTGCTTCATACATGCATGTAATGTAAATAGACATGAAATGAGGTAGCCATTGAACTCATTTGTGGTGTTGTGGTTGACATCATCAGATTGAACCCTCTTTGAAGGATGAAAATGATTGGGACCTGAAGAATTTTGCAATTTGTACCTGGTACTTTTTATCAAATTATCAGTCTTACCCGGTAGTGGGAAACTGGGAAAATggaatttaatgcttctgcatttGTGCTGATGCTTGTCCATCTATTGTTTGTTGGTATAGCAATTGCTTCTGCTTGAGAGATTATTATGGCTGTTAACGAGGGAGCTGTAGTTCCACGTGGGCTGCACATTTTGCGTTCCTGAAGCAGCAATGTTTCTGAAAACAAAACCAAATGTCTCAAACGTTATCGCTGCATCATTAATTTGTTCAGTCCTTGCCACGATTAGAGCAACCTGGCCTTCACGCTCCCATCCTTCTTCCCAAAACTCGACATGTCTAATAAAGAGTAAAAACAACAGATTGTGATCAGAGACGAAGCACGAACACAAGAAATGAAAAGCACATGTATGTTAACTTCAGTCGGTGGATTTTTACTCACCTGCTAACTCTGATGTGGAGTCTAAACTGAGAACTGCTTGAGTTGGGAAGCGACAAAATTTTAGGAATACAAGTAGGACTCACCTGATAATCTATGATTCAACTACGCTTGCATAAATTATGTGCAAAATATAGTAGCTGTGTGTAACACTTACATTTGTTTCTTCCCTAGGTATGCGCTTATAAAGATAGAAATGTCATAATAGATATTGTTGTCGGTATGTTGGGGAAGTATGATCACCGACCTGTTCAACCTGATTCTCTCTTTCCTATTTTCTCAGTGACTAAGGCCCTATTTGGAACCACCCAGTTTTTAAGAAACCGATTTATAGAAATAAAGGTGGTTCCAAACATACCAGTTTATGACTCAGTTTATAAAAATTAGATTctcagtttcttaaaaaccaagaaaCTGGCCTCTCCTAGCTAAAAAATAAAAACTGGTTTATTAAAAAGCTTCTAAACAGGGCTTAAGGGTATCACTTATGCGATGGTATATTGGCTTGTGGACAAAGGGTGATTATTAATTTAGTGCCAGGGTTCTTTTAACCTTGCCAGTTTAAATGTGTTTAAATGTCTGCATGATATTAGTATACACTACATTATAGGATTCAGTGTGCTCGTAAATTGTTTCTCACCTTTACATATACCATTGTCATGGATTTTTACCTTTCGGGAGGGAGGGTCGTAACATCATGTCATTTCACTCCTTTATAACACCTGTTTTCTGTAATATATAATGTCAGTTTTTTCTATAATCGTTGTGCACTAATATTTTGTatgtcgttgcaacgcacgggcatctaactagtatatatatatatatatatatatatatatatatatatatatatatatatatatatatatatatatatatatatatatatatatatatatatatattgagatCTAAAAACATGCGGGTAactagcaacatctatcatcaagCTAAGCATGATAATAAAAATTACAAAACAaataaggtgttgtttggttcatatAATTATAACGTGATGAGTAACCGATAACGTTAAATAGTGTTTGTTGAAGTTTAACTGTAATCAGATTCCACACTAAAAATTGATACCGGTTTATATAAACTTATTACCGCTGTCAATCGAACGTCAATCATTCGATGATAATGCGGTGGTAGTGGATGGCGCGAGCGAGGAGGCGCATAACTCTGGAAGTTTTTTTCATCCTGGTCGGTACTCCACTGCGTTATAGCACGCCACGCCCGTGACTAGGAGCACCGTCGCCCTCACCGtctccggcagccgcgcgctggtATGGTAGATGCATCCATTCCATCCCCACACCGACCCGCGGGTTAGTCCGTCGCATCCCATGCACGCGGCCGTCCCTCACCGACTGGATGGACCGGTGCCGTGAGACGCACCCGACCGCATCCTCGCGTGTCGGCAGTGCTGGATCGGATGGTTTCCACGCCGCTTTCCGCGACCAAACGCCGCAGCGGCTCGCGAGGTGGCGCGTGTTCGTCAGTCGTCACCCAGACTTTCGACCGCAGCGGCTCGCGAGGTGGGAGCCCAAAGAACTTTCTCTACCGATCGACCCGCCACGGTACACGACGAGAGGAAAGGAGGCACGACGACTCGTGCTAGCTAGTACATTCTGCTGCGAGGTGACATGACACGGGCCACTCTCCTCACACGACAGGTGGCTGGCTACAGGGAATGTGCAAACCCTGAGGGCTTGTTTGGATAATCTtggattggagtggattgaggtGGTATAAGGTGTATTGAAGTGTAATATGAACTAATCCCTCCTTATCCAAACAAAGCCTGAATGAACTGAGACTGATTATCACAAGCCACCTCATATCATCATAACACTACTACTGATACTGATCATCAGTACCATCTTTCCGCGCGTGGGTGCTGTTGCTGGCGATGCAACGCGACACCAGAAATAAGGCCTCACACACAGGCAGCACAAGCTCGTCCGGAAAAAAAAATGGCGTGCCGACAATTGCGTTGCAGTTGCAGTGCAGCTGGGAGGTAACGTTCAGGTTACAGGCAGACCCCACCCACAGAAGGCTCCTAGCTAGACATACCTAATCAATCAGTCGCTCCCCGCACCAGCAGCGAGCGAAACCATCTGAAAAAAAGAAACACAAGCCACTGGTAGCCATGGCGTCTCGTCGTCGTGGTCGAATCGACTGAAACCTTCAGGCAGTTGCAGAGCGGCGCAGCGAAACGACAGAGACGCGGCGTCTTCACGCTGCTGACTTGGACTTGCCTCGTCGCGCTCGCGGCGCCCAACAACGACAGTCGACAGGACAAAAGAAAAAATAAAGCCCCAGCCGGAGAGCAACGTCCCAACacgcccggtccggcccggcccaTCCCAAGgcccgcgccgcgccgcgccgcgaCACGGGAGCCGGGAGGAAGAAAGAAGTTGACCGTTCGTCCGATGTGTGTGCCGGGACTGCCCCCGCCCGCCCCGTGTGCTGCGTGCGGCGAGACCGCCACGCGGGGCCCAGGCCGGCCCGCCCACTGTCACGAGCGCCCGGCCGGCGCGTCACCCACCACCTGCCGCGCCGGCCCCAGCTTTCCCCGCACAATGGCACTTGGCAGTGGCAGGGGAGTAAATATACCCGCCCTGACACGTCGGCCCGGGTACCCACCCACCCTTTGTCGCATCGGTTCAAAATATTTCGAaaagcctccgccgccgcctgcACCCCCCCCTCCCCTCGGCTTCTCGCTCGGATCCGGACCAACGGAACAATTCCAGTTCCATGCGAATTCGAGGCTGCTCCATCCATTACGAGCTCCGCGATTTCCCTGAGGCACTCGTTCCCAACGAAGCGCGGTGGGGGGAGGCCTTCACCCGTCCAACAAAGCGCGAGTTCGTCGGCGCTTCAAAGCCACGGGATTCTTTGCCGTCGAGTTCACTCCATCCCACCCCCCCGCACCAAGAAAGGTCCACCTCCCCCACCGCGCACAAGAAAAACCTAGCAGCTATAACCCCTAATCCCCACCAGTAATCCCACCATGGCCTCGTCTCTGCCGCCGCGCAGCTCCTACCAGGTGACCCACCCTCGccttctctccccccccccccccccccccccccccctctaccaCAGCAGCGGACATGTTCTTGTTCTTGGGTCAGCACTAGCCCGCGTTCCGAGCTGCCTGGGATTTGACGAAACGTGTCCGCCGTTACGGCGTTGTTAACTGCAGAAGAAGGAGAACGCGGTGCCGGCGCGCCGGGAGATGGGTTACAACAAGGCGACGCCGCGCCGGAACGTGCTATCGGCTCTCAACAACGCCGAGGCCAACGGGGGGACGCCGTCCGTGCCGGcggatggcggcggcggcggcggcgcggcggaggCGGCGCCCGTGATCGAGTTCAGTGGGAGGGAGGATGTGGAGCGCTTGCTCGCCGAGAAAATGAAGGGCAAAAGCAAGAACGATTTCAAGGTGGGGTTTCGGAGCTTTATTTACTGAAGACGAAGATGTGTTATTGATGCGGATTTGTCGGGAGCGTTCCCTTGAATTGGTCCTGTTTCTGCAGGGGAGAGTCGATCAGATGAGCGACTACATCAAGAAGCTCAGGGCGTGCATCCGGTGGTACATGGAGCTGGAGGATGGCTATTTGGCTGAGCAGGAGAAGCTCCTAGGTGCTATGGATTCTGAGAACACCCGTCATACCGAGTTGGGTAATAATCGTCTCTCGCTCTCTCCACATTTATATTCGTCTCCCTGATCTCTACTATTCAGCTCTGAAGATTCTGAATTATTGCTCATCAGTAGATACATTGAGTGCACCTCCGAGCCACAGTATTTAATTGATATTCTCCTTGCAGAGGCCCAGCTCAGCACTGCTATTGAAGAGCTGAAAGCCACTAACTTGGACTTGACAAGGCGTTGTGAGTCTCTAGAGGAGAGCTTCAACAAGGAGAAGTCTGAAAAACTGGTGAGGGGTGATCTTGTTTGGCTGTTGTGTGGTAACTTCTATATTTCCGTCTGAAGTTTTACATGCTCAATTTTACATATGGCAGATCGCTGTGGAGTCCTACGAGAAAGAAAAGCAGGAAAGGGAATCCGCTGAGAGTTCACGAGATGTACTAACTGTGGACCTAGAAAGGGTCACTCATGATGCTAAGCGGTTTAGCGAGCAGGTAATGGTTGGGAGAATGTTTTTTTTTTGAGAAATGGTGAACACAGTATTATTGAATATATTTTTTACATGGATTTGTATCTTGGACATCTCTTTGTTAACATAATATGTGCTGTGAATTTTTAAACCAGCTAAAAATGGTCCAAGACACTAAtaaaaggcttcaagaatacaACACCAGCCTGCAACAATACAACAGTAACCTTCAGGCTGATGCCTCGAAGAGTGGTGAGACCATCTCAAAACTTCAGAAAGAGAAGAGTGCCATGATGGAAACTATGGCTACTCTGAGAGAGTGTAACAGCTCAATGGGCAATCAGCTTGAATCTTCTAGAGTGAGTATTTCCATGAAATATATTTGATCGACTAATTATTTAATTTTACATGCTGTCATAGGAAAACCAATGTACTATTTAGTGAATTTGGATAGTGATTTTGTGCCGTAACTTTTTTGCACATGTGTACTGCACAACGCGTCACATATGTTATTTTTTTAACAAAAATATGATATTTTTAATGCTCTTTTAGGTTTCTCAACAAGAAGCTATTAGAGTGAAGGAAGAGCTCAGGAAAGAAGTGGAGTGCCTTAGAGTTGAGTTGAAGCAAGTTAGAGATGATCGTGATCATTCAGCTATTCAACTGAACAGTTTGAACATTGAACTTGGTAATTACAAGGAACAGATTGGTAAAACTTCAAAAGAATGTGAAAGATTCCGCACCAAAGTATCTGAACTTGAGGTTTGTAGCTTCAGGTTTATACTCATCTCTGTTCTGGGTAACTATCGGGCTTAATTGCTCTCTATTGTTAGGAAACATGCAGTACACAACAAGAACAGATTCGGACATTTCAAAAGCAGCTTGCAGTTGCGACTGAGAAGTTGAAGGTTAGAAGTTGAAGCATATGCTACTAGCGTTCTTTATGTCTTTACAAATATATGCACTGTTCCATTATTTGGCATCTCAAAACTGATACACTTATTCAATTGTGCAGCTTGCTGATGTAACTGCGATAGAGGCGATGACTGGTTATGAAGAACAGAAGGAGAAAATAAAATACCTTGAGGAGCGTTTAGCACAGGCAGAGTCTCAAATTGTTGAAGGCGACGAGTTACGGAAAAAACTGCACAACACTAtattggtatatatatatatatgctaataTATTAATTTGTTATTTATTTGTATGATTTTCTTTTCTGAAAGAGTTATTTAATTATTGGTTGAAGTATTGTATGACTTGCTCTCTAGTTAACAATCGGCCTCATTTGCAGGAACTGAAAGGAAACATTAGGGTTTTTTGTAGAGTTCGACCACTTCTTCGATTTGAGGGTGATTCCAATGGTCCGGAAGGTGCCTCTATCTCTTTTCCAACATCTGTAGAGTCTACTGGACGTAGCATTGATTTGATAAACCAAGGTGAATGATATGTTCAACTTGTTATTTGTTGGGTTGCCCACTATGTTTTGGATAATGACACTAATAAGGTGTTGTCTTTTTTCTTCCTTGTGTAGGGCAAAAGCTCTCCTTCTCATATGACAAGGTTTTTGACCATGGTGCGTCACAGGAAGATGTGTTTGTGGAAATATCGCAACTAGTCCAAAGTGCCCTTGATGGGTACAAGGTACTAACTTATGCATGACATTATATGCTAATGTATAGTATATTAAGTATGAATTGTCATCTTACCTGTTAAAATATTGTCCTTTATTCCCAACATGATGAGTAAGGCACTGGGAACTATGTGTGAATTATTAGCCAGTTGAGTTTCAAGCAACAAGGGTACCTTAGTTATGTTTTTGTGCCCTCCAAGACATTGCACATGTTTTTTTAGTTGATTACTGTTGTAGTGTTGTGTTAtgattttttccatggatcttgacatatggtgacaaacaaaccATGGTAAGATTATTTTGAACATCTTTACAAGTGATGATCGTATAAAAACTGATTACATAGTTCACACATAATCATGTTTCTGTCAGCCTCATGTAATGTCAATCTGTAATTTTCCCCAAACAACTTGTAATAGTAATATCATGTTTATGTGTGTCTGCGATACAGGTATGCATATTTGCATATGGTCAAACTGGATCTGGTAAAACTTATACAATGATGGGTAAACCAGGAAATGATCAAAAAGGGATAATACCTCGTTCTTTGGAGCAAATTTTCAAGACCAGTCGGTTTCTAGAATCTCAAGGATGGAATTATTCCATGCAAGTTAGTATCTCAAAGCTATTTAGCTTCTTAACTGTTGTTTTATTTTATGTTATTGCTAATTTGGTAAAGACATATTTGGTTCGTTGTGCAGGCATCAATGTTGGAAATATACAATGAGACCATTCGTGATTTGTTAGCACCTGGTCGGTCTAACAGTTTTGAGTCTAGTAAACAATGCACTATAAAGCATGACCCTCATGGGAATATTGTGTCGGACCTTACAATTATTGATGTCTTTGGTATTGCTGATGTGACTAGTCTACTAGAGAAAGCATCCCAGAGTAGGTGAGTCATTCTGATTTCAGTATTGTATATGATGTCTATTAGCAGTACTTTTTTGCTAAATAGGATAGATTATCACTGGTTCATTATTTACTATTATGTGCATGGGTTAGTATCTTACTAGAAAATTGATAAATGTTAGATCTGACATTGTATCTAAAATGGCTTTCTAATTCAGCATATATCTCTGTGACTACATATCTCTATTGGGTCTGATAATGTTATCTGCATTTCAATAGGTCTGTGGGTAAGACTCAGATGAATGAACAGTCGTCCAGAAGTCATTTTGTATTCACATTAAAGATATCTGGATCTAACGAGGTAGAATGGAACATTTTCATAATTATCATACCAAGATCTACCAAAATATAGTGGTCCTTATGCTATCTTTCAGACTGACGACGATCCCTTTTTAGACAAATATTTT
This portion of the Zea mays cultivar B73 chromosome 2, Zm-B73-REFERENCE-NAM-5.0, whole genome shotgun sequence genome encodes:
- the LOC541860 gene encoding kinesin-related protein 6; this encodes MASSLPPRSSYQKKENAVPARREMGYNKATPRRNVLSALNNAEANGGTPSVPADGGGGGGAAEAAPVIEFSGREDVERLLAEKMKGKSKNDFKGRVDQMSDYIKKLRACIRWYMELEDGYLAEQEKLLGAMDSENTRHTELEAQLSTAIEELKATNLDLTRRCESLEESFNKEKSEKLIAVESYEKEKQERESAESSRDVLTVDLERVTHDAKRFSEQLKMVQDTNKRLQEYNTSLQQYNSNLQADASKSGETISKLQKEKSAMMETMATLRECNSSMGNQLESSRVSQQEAIRVKEELRKEVECLRVELKQVRDDRDHSAIQLNSLNIELGNYKEQIGKTSKECERFRTKVSELEETCSTQQEQIRTFQKQLAVATEKLKLADVTAIEAMTGYEEQKEKIKYLEERLAQAESQIVEGDELRKKLHNTILELKGNIRVFCRVRPLLRFEGDSNGPEGASISFPTSVESTGRSIDLINQGQKLSFSYDKVFDHGASQEDVFVEISQLVQSALDGYKVCIFAYGQTGSGKTYTMMGKPGNDQKGIIPRSLEQIFKTSRFLESQGWNYSMQASMLEIYNETIRDLLAPGRSNSFESSKQCTIKHDPHGNIVSDLTIIDVFGIADVTSLLEKASQSRSVGKTQMNEQSSRSHFVFTLKISGSNENTGQNVQGVLNLIDLAGSERLAKSGSTGDRLKETQSINKSLSALSDVIFAIAKGDDHVPFRNSKLTYLLQPCLGGDSKALMFVNISPEASSVGETICSLRFASRVNACEIGIPRRHT